In one Kluyveromyces marxianus DMKU3-1042 DNA, complete genome, chromosome 4 genomic region, the following are encoded:
- the SYM1 gene encoding ethanol metabolism protein, protein MSAFFKWYTTSVKRSPKLTNGIMTGSLFGIGDAVAQVFFPENGKKKYDAARTFRAVFYGSIIFAPIGDKWYKFLNGKIVLKPGEHWINNVARVLCDQLIFAPACIPVYYGVMTLFEGKSIASAKEKIQNNFSSTLVTNWYVWPWVQLLNFSVVPVHHRLLTVNFVAIFWNTFLSIKNSKVTDDNKKIPVNYPPIPE, encoded by the coding sequence ATGAGTGCATTCTTTAAATGGTACACTACGTCGGTGAAAAGGTCGCCTAAACTCACCAATGGGATAATGACGGGTTCGTTATTTGGAATTGGTGATGCAGTGGCTCAGGTGTTTTTCCCAGAGAAtggcaaaaaaaagtatGATGCAGCAAGGACATTTAGGGCAGTGTTCTACGGCTCCATCATATTTGCGCCAATTGGCGATAAATGGTATAAATTCTTAAATGGCAAAATTGTTCTCAAGCCAGGCGAACATTGGATTAACAATGTCGCTAGGGTTCTGTGCGATCAGTTGATATTTGCGCCGGCATGTATCCCAGTGTATTACGGTGTAATGACATTGTTTGAAGGTAAGTCTATTGCCAGCGCAAAGGAGAAGATCCAAAACAATTTCTCTTCTACCTTGGTCACAAATTGGTACGTCTGGCCTTGGGTTCAGCTTCTAAACTTCTCAGTAGTGCCTGTTCATCATAGGTTGCTTACAGTGAACTTCGTTGCCATCTTTTGGAACACATTCTTATCCATAAAGAATTCCAAAGTCACTGACGACAATAAAAAGATACCAGTGAACTATCCTCCAATTCCGGAATAG